The following proteins are co-located in the Micromonospora coriariae genome:
- the fdhD gene encoding formate dehydrogenase accessory sulfurtransferase FdhD: MGRATDRRGVLRIDLDAAADGRGPVRRPDNLAVEEPLEIRVGPAGPGRRRPLAVTMRTPGDDLDLAIGFLLTEGLIRSTDDVQTAQLCAGAETPNTYNVVDVVLTPGVPEPTTDPSRNFYTTSSCGVCGKASIDAVRTRSLFPVAADPLTVPAALLAELPDRLRAGQRGFDRTGGLHAAGLFTPAGELVVLREDVGRHNAVDKVIGWAVRERRLPLAGHLLLVSGRASFELTQKAWMAGLPLLAAVSAPSTLAAELADEAGMTLVGFLRGNTMNVYARPERVTI; this comes from the coding sequence ATGGGACGGGCGACTGACCGACGGGGCGTACTCCGGATCGACCTGGACGCGGCGGCCGACGGGCGTGGACCCGTCCGCCGGCCGGACAACCTGGCGGTGGAGGAGCCGCTGGAGATCCGGGTGGGCCCGGCCGGCCCCGGCCGGCGGCGGCCGCTCGCGGTCACCATGCGCACCCCCGGGGACGACCTGGACCTGGCCATCGGCTTTCTGCTGACCGAGGGGCTGATCCGGTCGACGGACGACGTGCAGACCGCGCAGCTGTGCGCCGGCGCGGAGACGCCGAACACGTACAACGTGGTGGACGTGGTGCTCACCCCCGGGGTGCCGGAACCGACCACCGACCCGTCCCGGAACTTCTACACGACCAGCTCCTGCGGGGTCTGCGGCAAGGCCAGCATCGACGCCGTCCGCACCCGTTCGCTGTTCCCGGTGGCGGCGGACCCGCTCACCGTGCCGGCGGCCCTGCTCGCCGAGCTGCCCGACCGGCTGCGCGCCGGCCAGCGCGGCTTCGACCGGACCGGTGGGCTGCACGCGGCGGGGCTTTTCACGCCCGCCGGAGAGCTGGTGGTGCTCCGGGAGGACGTGGGCCGACACAACGCCGTGGACAAGGTGATCGGCTGGGCGGTGCGGGAACGACGGCTGCCGCTGGCCGGGCACCTGCTGCTGGTCTCCGGCCGCGCCAGCTTCGAACTGACCCAGAAGGCGTGGATGGCCGGGTTGCCGCTGCTGGCCGCGGTCTCCGCCCCGAGCACCCTCGCCGCCGAACTGGCCGACGAGGCGGGGATGACGCTTGTCGGTTTCCTGCGCGGCAACACGATGAACGTCTACGCCCGTCCCGAACGGGTCACCATCTGA
- the mobA gene encoding molybdenum cofactor guanylyltransferase, producing the protein MGTYAAVVLAGGAARRMGGVDKPALPVGGRPMRDRVLAAVADAAPRVLVGPAGAVPPGVRVTREDPPGGGPVAAAAAGLALLDPGANLVALLAADLPLLTRAAIGELLTHLAAPRHTGPASGGSPVGSERLPDGVCFVDADGRRQSLCGVWRVAALRAGLDRLAAERGGSLAGAPVRALLAGLVVREVPWSGDGPPPWFDCDTDEDVRRAEEWAR; encoded by the coding sequence ATGGGGACGTACGCCGCGGTGGTGCTCGCCGGTGGGGCCGCCCGACGGATGGGCGGGGTGGACAAGCCCGCGCTCCCGGTCGGCGGCCGGCCGATGCGCGACCGGGTGCTGGCCGCGGTCGCCGATGCCGCGCCGCGGGTGCTCGTCGGTCCGGCGGGCGCGGTTCCGCCCGGCGTTCGGGTGACCCGGGAGGACCCGCCCGGCGGGGGACCGGTCGCCGCGGCGGCGGCCGGGCTGGCACTGCTCGACCCGGGGGCGAACCTGGTCGCGCTGCTCGCCGCCGACCTGCCGTTGCTCACCCGCGCCGCGATCGGCGAGCTGCTGACCCACCTGGCCGCGCCTCGGCACACCGGACCGGCGAGCGGCGGCAGCCCGGTCGGTTCGGAGCGGCTACCCGACGGGGTGTGTTTCGTCGACGCGGACGGGCGGCGGCAGTCCCTCTGCGGGGTGTGGCGGGTCGCCGCGCTGCGTGCCGGGCTGGACCGGCTGGCGGCCGAGCGGGGTGGCAGCCTCGCCGGGGCTCCGGTCCGGGCGTTGCTGGCCGGGCTCGTCGTCCGCGAGGTGCCCTGGTCCGGTGACGGCCCGCCGCCCTGGTTCGACTGCGACACTGACGAGGACGTACGCCGGGCGGAGGAGTGGGCGCGATGA
- a CDS encoding DUF6457 domain-containing protein, whose amino-acid sequence MTVMDDWVTAACTELDLGPAQVPVPVVLDLARDVAHQVLRPGAPITAYLLGLAVGRGADPADAAARLSALAATWPVELGADPADPSAV is encoded by the coding sequence ATGACGGTGATGGACGACTGGGTGACGGCGGCGTGTACCGAGCTGGACCTGGGCCCGGCCCAAGTGCCCGTGCCGGTGGTGCTGGACCTGGCCCGCGACGTCGCCCACCAGGTGTTGCGACCGGGCGCGCCGATCACGGCGTACCTGCTGGGGCTGGCGGTGGGTCGCGGCGCCGACCCGGCGGACGCCGCCGCCCGGCTCAGCGCCCTCGCGGCCACCTGGCCGGTCGAGTTGGGCGCCGATCCCGCCGACCCGTCGGCGGTCTGA
- a CDS encoding T3SS (YopN, CesT) and YbjN peptide-binding chaperone 1 — protein MTDDHPSAPKNELPGGTAEPAESILLDEPSTTDLRAKVTEAWQEFARALAVRLRELPAGAHLELTLDPTASGTGDAVYSISVDVDGDGRLSARAVGNAALPAGYRLDRAAVADMVALGWSPPGVVAGSGGSFGLDGTTAEATRIAALLSRTLRDVYGAPHPAFLVYLVQDAEGEPLTVEPLGTARSEFGPDADVEADLEEALAEAAAAQVERDDVLDLADRVRTVVSTMLKSDTDRLQVDSDGDINIRAGSAMVFVRVRDNPPLVDVLSPVLTEVEPTERLYVKLSELTNRMPIGRLYCADDTVWASIPVFGRNFQATHLMLAVQVMTGLADELDDRLHGEFGGKRFFGEGDKPVRRDESEHRTGMYL, from the coding sequence ATGACGGATGACCACCCCTCGGCGCCGAAGAATGAGCTGCCCGGCGGTACGGCCGAGCCGGCGGAGTCGATCCTGCTCGACGAACCGAGCACCACGGATCTGCGGGCCAAGGTGACGGAGGCGTGGCAGGAGTTCGCCCGCGCGCTCGCCGTCCGGCTGCGGGAGCTGCCCGCCGGCGCGCACCTCGAACTCACCCTGGACCCCACCGCCTCCGGGACCGGGGACGCCGTCTACTCGATCAGCGTCGACGTGGACGGCGACGGCCGGCTCTCCGCCCGGGCGGTCGGCAACGCCGCCCTGCCGGCGGGCTACCGGTTGGATCGCGCCGCTGTGGCGGACATGGTCGCGCTCGGCTGGTCCCCGCCCGGGGTGGTGGCCGGCTCCGGCGGTTCCTTCGGGTTGGACGGCACAACAGCGGAGGCGACCCGGATCGCCGCGCTGCTCTCCCGGACGCTGCGCGACGTCTACGGCGCCCCGCACCCGGCGTTCCTGGTCTACCTGGTGCAGGACGCCGAGGGTGAGCCGCTGACCGTGGAGCCGCTGGGCACCGCGCGTAGCGAGTTCGGTCCGGACGCCGACGTGGAGGCCGACCTGGAGGAGGCGCTGGCCGAGGCGGCCGCCGCGCAGGTCGAGCGGGACGACGTGCTCGACCTGGCGGATCGGGTCCGCACAGTGGTCTCGACCATGCTGAAGTCCGACACCGACCGGTTGCAGGTCGACTCGGACGGCGACATCAACATCCGCGCCGGTTCGGCGATGGTCTTCGTCCGGGTGCGGGACAACCCGCCCCTGGTGGACGTCCTCTCCCCGGTGCTCACCGAGGTGGAGCCGACCGAGCGGCTCTACGTCAAGCTCTCCGAGCTGACCAACCGGATGCCGATCGGCCGCCTCTACTGCGCCGACGACACGGTCTGGGCGTCCATTCCGGTCTTCGGCCGCAACTTCCAGGCCACCCACCTGATGCTGGCGGTGCAGGTGATGACCGGGCTCGCCGACGAGTTGGACGACCGGCTGCACGGCGAGTTCGGGGGCAAGCGGTTCTTCGGCGAGGGCGACAAGCCGGTCCGGCGCGACGAGTCGGAGCACCGCACCGGCATGTACCTGTGA
- a CDS encoding zinc-binding dehydrogenase yields MRAVWIRAFGGPEVLVPGPTPDPVPGPGQVLIDVAHANITFVETQQRSGRPGPFRVTPPLIPGNGVGGVIVAVGPGVDPGLTGRRVVSATGGSGGYAERVVVDASTPIEVPVGLALDAAVALLADGRTATMLVEAVGVHPGDRVLVEAAAGGVGSLLVQLAARAGARVIGVAGGQRKVDLLPGLGADLAVDYGVPGWADRIRDAVGGIDVVFDGVGGPVAQAAFELLTPGGRMVSFGLASGEWSPVSVEAATARQVTLVRPDAAPARLRAYTGRALADAAAGLLRPVIGQRFPLERAADAHAAIEARSTVGKTLLDVS; encoded by the coding sequence GTGCGGGCAGTCTGGATACGTGCATTCGGTGGGCCCGAGGTGCTGGTGCCCGGCCCGACGCCTGACCCGGTGCCCGGCCCCGGTCAGGTGCTGATCGACGTCGCGCACGCGAACATCACATTCGTCGAGACGCAGCAGCGCTCCGGTCGCCCCGGGCCGTTCCGGGTCACCCCACCGCTGATCCCCGGCAACGGCGTCGGCGGGGTGATCGTGGCCGTCGGGCCGGGCGTCGACCCCGGGCTGACCGGGCGGAGGGTGGTCAGCGCCACGGGCGGCTCCGGCGGATACGCCGAACGGGTGGTGGTGGACGCGTCCACGCCGATCGAGGTCCCGGTCGGGCTGGCGCTGGACGCGGCGGTCGCGCTGCTGGCCGACGGACGTACCGCCACGATGTTGGTCGAGGCGGTCGGCGTCCACCCCGGGGACCGGGTGCTGGTGGAGGCCGCGGCGGGCGGGGTGGGCAGCCTGCTGGTGCAGCTCGCGGCCCGGGCCGGTGCCCGGGTGATCGGCGTGGCCGGTGGGCAACGCAAGGTGGACCTGCTGCCGGGGCTGGGCGCCGATCTGGCTGTCGACTACGGCGTGCCGGGCTGGGCTGACCGGATCCGGGACGCGGTGGGCGGGATCGACGTGGTGTTCGACGGTGTCGGCGGGCCGGTCGCCCAGGCGGCCTTCGAGCTGCTGACCCCGGGTGGCCGCATGGTCAGCTTCGGGCTGGCCAGCGGCGAGTGGTCACCGGTGTCCGTGGAGGCCGCCACCGCACGGCAGGTCACCCTGGTCCGGCCGGACGCCGCGCCCGCGCGGCTGCGGGCGTACACCGGTCGGGCGCTGGCGGACGCGGCGGCCGGCCTGCTGCGGCCAGTGATCGGGCAGCGTTTCCCGCTGGAGCGCGCCGCCGACGCGCACGCCGCCATCGAGGCTCGCTCGACGGTCGGCAAGACCCTGCTCGACGTCTCCTGA
- a CDS encoding Lrp/AsnC family transcriptional regulator, which yields MQIDAVDQRIIALLVADARASYADIGTRVSLSAPAVKRRVDRLRATGVIRGFTAVVDPAAVGWTTEAFVELFCAGRTTPAQIGVAARRHPEVVGAYTVSGEADALVHLRAADIAHLEAALERLRAESFVTSTRSTIVLSRLVESPGVGPSTR from the coding sequence TTGCAGATAGACGCGGTAGACCAGCGGATCATTGCGTTGCTCGTCGCCGACGCCCGCGCGTCGTACGCGGACATCGGCACCCGGGTGTCACTCTCCGCCCCGGCAGTCAAGCGCCGGGTCGACAGACTGCGCGCCACCGGCGTGATCAGGGGATTCACGGCCGTGGTTGATCCGGCGGCCGTCGGCTGGACCACCGAGGCGTTCGTCGAGCTGTTCTGTGCCGGCCGGACCACCCCGGCGCAGATCGGCGTGGCGGCCCGCCGGCACCCGGAGGTGGTCGGCGCGTACACCGTCTCCGGTGAGGCGGACGCGCTGGTGCACCTGCGTGCCGCCGACATCGCCCACCTGGAGGCGGCGTTGGAGCGGCTACGCGCCGAGTCGTTCGTGACCTCCACCCGCAGCACCATCGTGCTCTCCCGGCTGGTCGAATCCCCCGGCGTCGGCCCCTCCACCCGCTGA
- the ddaH gene encoding dimethylargininase — translation MVTVNQQRVPRKRTYLMCSPAHFAVEYAINPWMDVTTPVDRELAVKQWDRLRETLVGLGHEVHLLTAERGLPDMVYAANGGFVVDGSVYGARFKHEQRAAEAALHHAFYESQGWRFIAPSETNEGEGDFAYVPEAHGGLILAGHGFRTEIPAHAEAQEALGRPVVSLRLIDPRFYHLDVALAAIDDANIVYFPGAFSAASQRVLTQLFPDAVIADDEDAMAFGLNLVSDGANVVLNSEATRLAGKLKAAGYTPVPVELAELKKGGGSVKCCIGELRH, via the coding sequence TTGGTGACCGTGAACCAGCAGCGAGTCCCGCGAAAGCGGACATATCTCATGTGCTCGCCCGCGCACTTCGCGGTGGAGTACGCGATCAATCCGTGGATGGACGTGACCACCCCCGTCGACCGGGAACTGGCCGTCAAGCAGTGGGACCGGCTGCGCGAGACGCTGGTCGGCCTCGGCCACGAGGTGCACCTGCTCACCGCCGAGCGGGGCCTGCCCGACATGGTGTACGCCGCCAACGGCGGCTTCGTGGTGGACGGCAGTGTCTACGGCGCGCGGTTCAAGCATGAGCAGCGGGCCGCCGAGGCCGCCCTGCACCATGCCTTCTACGAGTCGCAGGGCTGGCGGTTCATCGCGCCGAGCGAGACCAACGAGGGCGAGGGTGACTTCGCGTACGTGCCGGAGGCGCACGGCGGGCTCATCCTGGCCGGGCACGGCTTCCGCACCGAGATCCCGGCGCACGCGGAGGCGCAGGAGGCGCTGGGTCGTCCGGTGGTGTCGCTGCGGCTGATCGACCCCCGCTTCTACCACCTGGACGTGGCGCTCGCGGCCATCGACGACGCGAACATCGTGTACTTCCCGGGCGCGTTCTCCGCGGCCAGCCAGCGGGTGCTCACCCAGCTCTTCCCGGACGCGGTGATCGCCGACGACGAGGACGCGATGGCCTTCGGCCTCAATCTGGTCAGCGACGGCGCGAACGTGGTCCTCAACAGCGAGGCCACCCGGCTGGCCGGCAAGCTCAAGGCCGCCGGCTACACCCCGGTCCCGGTCGAGCTGGCCGAGCTGAAGAAGGGCGGCGGCAGCGTGAAGTGCTGTATCGGGGAACTCCGGCACTGA